In the Lemur catta isolate mLemCat1 chromosome 22, mLemCat1.pri, whole genome shotgun sequence genome, AATCATCGCGGAGGATTAACTTCCCAGCCCATCACCTGCCAAGCACGTGCTACACTTGCTGCCAAAAGAGGTCCCACAGCCCTCTGCGCCTGGGTGGCAGTGCTGGAATAAGACGTGGTGTGCCAGGCGACCAGGGAAGTAGCAACACGCTCGTGGACAGCCAGGCTCAGGTCTACTTGAGAAAACACCAGCCACCCTGTCTAGCCCGACAGGGTCTGCCAGAGCCGGAAGCCCGCCAAACGTGACATAGCTAGGCCGCCACTCCTGGTAAGGAGAACTGGCTCGTTTTGCAAAGGCTTTCTTATCAAAGGCACTTTTAATTACTAGCCTGCAAACTGTCCCAGAGTCTGATAAAACCAAGCTGCAGGCACAAAAAGATCTTAAGAAAAACTGGCACACAGCAAGCTGTACGTTCACTGAGTACCTGCCATGTGCAGTGAAAACCACCCTAAATGTCACCCACTCTGTGACAACTGTCCCAACCACACAGGGATAACAGCTCCGTCCCTCCTGTACCCACAACACCTTCTCGTCCCTCCCGTACCCACAACACCTTCTCGTCCCTCCCGTACCCACAACACCTTCTCATGCCTCCAGTAAATGGTACTTTGATTATTTACTATAATTAACCACATTTACATACTCACTTCTCTCTCCAGCTAAACCATGCACTCCCCAAGGGCGGGGACTATGTCTGAGTCTATCTGAAAAGCTCACTTAGCCcaatgcttgacacatagtaggtacacaAACCTGGGCGCTGGATCGCTTGTTAATGCAACACCATTCTAGGACCTAGCGAGCTGCTCCTGGAAGCCCAACTACACTACTCCACCCGCTCTCGTAACCTGCGGTGTAACAGTTCCCCAGGCCAAATCCACCAGCCCGGGTACTTAGGGAGCCAGCTGGATTTCTAGTAACCGCTACCGATGTAGAGCTCTGGGAATTCCCACCTTTACTGAGTGTGAAAtcagtttcctcttccttctttgcaGAAGTAAGAGATTAGCAATTTGGCCAAAAGGCTCGGCCCTCAATCAGGGTGGCCAATGACCTGTGGTCAGGCTGGCCGGTGACAAGTCAGATAGGAGGCTCAGCCCCAGAGAGCCCCTAGCCCGTACCTGGTACGCATGGTCAGCCTGAATGTGCCAGAAGGACCCTGGAGCTGACTTGCTGAGGGCACCCGAGGGCAGAGAAGACTCCAGGCCGGGGTGTTCTGGGCCGGAGGGCTGGGCTTTGGGCGGAGGTGGAAGAGCGGCAAGGGGCAGGCCGGTCACGCTGGGGGCGGGGGCCAGCTCAGCGGAGGGAGTCCGCGGGGCAGGGGTGCccgcggcagcagcagcagcagactcCTCCTTCATCTGCACCTCTGTGTAGTAGAAGTCCTCCTCCCGCTTGAACTGGTCAGAGTCCACGGTGTCCCTGCGTGGGAGGGAGACGCGGGCATCGTCAGGGACATGCTGCCCCAGGTCAAATCCGGGTAGACTGCAGTGTGACAGGGAAGTAACTCCTTGGAGCCACCCAGAAAGTCAGAGAAGGAGCCCGGGGAACACCCAGGAGCCCCACTGCTGATGCACGTCGCAGGGATTACCGGCTGCACGTCAACAGGAATTGTTTTTCCTGGCGCCTAAGGTCTGTGCTCTCCCAGGACATGTGCCAACCTCTCCTCTGGCAGGAGGTATGCGGCTCCAAGTGCCACCACaagccctctctgggccccacctGCCGGCAGTCAcgctccctccccagggctgtgAGTCAGTCCCGGCACGAGTGGCTGAGCATGGGCTCCCTAGAACCAGGTGCTGGCGCCAGGCCCGACGGAGAACGGCTGCGGCGGGGAGGCAGGCGCGGTGCTCGGCCACTGCACACCTTGGCAACAGGATCTCAGCAGGGATGGAACCAAATGACCCTGTTTCTGCCCAGAACTAAAACATCTTGCTTTCTACAGTGAAGCAAGACGACACATCCACAAGAGGGACGAGTTCCCTTCCCGCCAACAGCACCGACGCTTGCCAGGACGTCTTTCCGACGGGGACCAGGACAGGCACGAGGTGGTGTCCTCAGCGCACCGTTTCCTCGGCAGCATTCTGGGCCGGGGGTCGTGGGGAGTTAGCAGGGGGAGGAACACCTGAAGGCACCCGAGGCCAGAGGCCCCGGGCTCCACACCTACCCCAGGTGGAGGCCTTTGACGTGTCGCTTGATGCCCACGATGGAACGCAGAACCTTGCCACAGTTTGGCCACAGGCACTTGTACATCACCTTCACGGAGTTCTAGGGGGAGGCAAGACTGGGTAAGGGGGACACGTCCCCCTCTTTGTCACTCAGCCTTACCCCGTGGGGACTTGAGctggctcctgccctctgcccaaCCCTACCATAGCCTCCGGGGAAGGGGTTCTCTGGGGCCAGAGAAACTGACAACCAGGAGCCAGAAAGCCCTGACCCAAGAGATGGTCCCAGTGGCCAAGAGCTGGGGGCCGTGGCTGAGACCCCATCAGGAGCCTCTCGCGCACAGGCCTCTGCAGGAGTGCGGGAGAGGGCAGGGGTCGGGGGGaggttaaaaaggaaagaaactgccaagaaagaggaggaggcGGCTCCTAGGCACTTCAGCAGGTAACAAGCAGCAAACGAAAACCGAAATGGGGCCCGTGGGGCCCCCTCCCCTGCATGGCcggccagcccccagcccagccggcTCACGCCCACACCGAGGTCGTGTACCTTTCTTTTTCTCGGAGCTGGTTCATCCAACAGGAAAGGGTCAGGATCGGTCTCAAAGCCATGATCAGTTTGAGGAGAACCAAAGGCGTCCCCCAGATACTTGGggctggcctgggggtgggggggcgagGGGGTGGAGATGCCGCTGCTCCCGCTCCAGTGCCCGCTGGTGGTGCTGCTGCCGCTGTCTGACACGTCGCCGCTCTCCTTCCACGGGTCGCAGGCTGCGCGGGAAGCTGGCCAGGCAGAGAGAAGACGGGAAAGGTACTCGCGGGCATGTCCCCGGGCCAAAACAGGAAAGAACCAAAACCTCTCCCTTGCGAGAGTCGGTAACCACAAGGAGAAGCCGGGGAGCAGGGCCGGTCGCCGCCTCGATTCCTACTGCTCTGCCCTGGTGGGCGCTCCCGCCACGCTGGTCATCACTGAACAATAGATGTTTTGTTAGGATTCGCAGACAAGTGACCTAATTAAAATTCATGTCTCactttatatgttaaataaaagagGGGGCGGGGCAGAGCCGGGGTGACAACAGGCACCTGCAGGGTGTCAGGTACCCGCAGTTTCCCTGTGGCTGAGTGGGATGGAAAAGCCAACTTAAAGCGCTTCCTGACCAGCTTTCTTGAAAAACACCTTCGATCACGCAAACCCAGGCCAGTCCGTGGAAACCCAGAGGGGAAAGAAACCACTCAGCTCTTACAGCCGCGGTGCATCCTGCTTCATCCAGAAGTAACACGTTCGCAGGAGGAAAGACAGCTCTGAGAGCAGTTCCAACAACCCCAAGGGGACAGGAGGCTCTCACACCTGGCACAGCCCTGACACACCTGCCCTGCTCCATGAGTGCATCTGACCGGGAAGAAGGGAGCAGACAGGAATGTAGAATCTTCAggggatttgttttgttttattttaatagatttagggggtacaaatgggTCTGTTACATGTATGAACTGCATGGTGgggaagtctaggcttttaacaGACCCATCACctgaacagtgtacattgtacccaataggtaatttttcaacCTGCTCCAGCATCCCTCATGTCACTCTGTGTGATGGTGCATACCCACTGCTTAGCTCCCACTTCTAAGGGAGAACACGcgatatttggttttttgttcctgggttacttctCTTAGgaaaatggcctccagttccgtccaagttgctgcaaaagacattatttcattctgtttaatggctgagtagtggACTCTTCGGTTTTTAAATTGCACATCTGCAGGCTGCTCAGGCCCAACCCAGACTCTTTCATTCCCAGGCCATAAATCCAGATTAACTTACAGTAAAGGAGAATCTGAAATTCTGACACATCGAAATACCaagtgacagaagaaaaaaaaatacatgtccTCAAAGGCCCCAAGCCCCAGCTCTAACATGGGTATTCCACACAGGCTCCTAACCCTGGGTGCCACAATCCACTTCCACATACCTTGCGGCCAGGATACAATCCTactgcccttccctcctcctgctcatAAATCCCTGCTGCTTCTATGCTACCCTGGACGCCTGCACAGGCTCCCGGCTTCCCAGGTTTCCAATCCAGGTGCCTCTTAAATATCACACTCTCGGGAAAGCCTGCCCAAACACAATGGGATGGAGGAAGAATTCTTCCCTCCCCAAATATCACTGCCAAGTCTCAAAGCTACCCCTTTCCCTTTCTGGGAACCAAGGTGTTACTACATCTACACATGAGCTCAAAACAGGGTGGACATTCAAGGCAGAGCTCAAGAATCATGCAACAGGCCAACAGGGCAAAGGGCCAGGCATCTCTACCCAGGAACCCCATCggggagagaagggcagggagCGGAATCATACATCACTACATCCAGGACGATCAGGACTCTGGGGACAAAGGTTAGGTCAACCAGCCAGCAAACCCTACAAACGCAGCAGCCCTCTCCAAAAGATGACTACAAATGGCCTGAACACATAAAATCTGTATGGCAGAGTTTGGCACACAAAAgaagcaaaacataaaacaaaaagttatgttAATTTATAAGTTATTGACTTACTCCAGCTTTGATCATAAGTGTTTTCTAGGACAAAGACAATAAATTCATATTCTGTACCATGAAAACAAAGCACTCCTCTGCAAACGCACAGCACAGAGAGCTTACAAGTGagcttttaagaaatatttataaccCCTCTGTTCTccacaaacacgcacacacacacacacacacagagccgtCCTAACAATACAGAGACCAAAGAGAGTCGGTGGCTCTTGTGCAGAGAATATCCATGATTAGAGTAAGGTTTTGGTTCTTGCATGTCATCACTTTGCAGAACACTTCAAGGTAATTAACTGCCAAGGAAGCCTCATTTTTCCACTGACTTCAactataaaatcagaaatatgttgtcacaaaaaaaatcttagacgatgaacatttttttcaaaaagggaAACAAGATGTCAGGATTGTGGCATATTATCAGTGAAATGTATATATGTTGGTGtgcacatgtatatacatgttatcatacatacacacatgtacatacattcCCGCTGGGGACTGTAGTCAATAACTTCCTTTCCCTTTAGGACACATTCGTGGCTCTTCCCCCTGTTGACCCAACCTCTTGGATCTCCTAAACCCATAAAATTTCCTGAGAACTTAAAAAGCACTCCTTTCCTCCGCCCCACTTTGCCTGTGCTAATAGAGCAGGGATGCAATACCAGGCTTCGTAGCTAGGTGTCCTCATAGCACAACGACTTCCTCTAGCAACTGAGTATCCCTGACAACAGGCTTTTGAAACGTCAGATAAGTaagcttgctttctctctcctctctgtacCTGCTTTCTACCTAGGGAGATTACTTACGAGGGATACTTGCAAAGGCCTCCTGGTACGTGCTTAGAGCTAACTCCATATTTTCCTACACATTTTTAAGTGGCTTGTAATTCAGTTAGGTCTCACCAATGAAAAAGTTCTTCCCTGGGAGTAAGGTAGGCCAGCCCTATAACGAAGTTCCAAAAAACACTTCAAGTTCACTACCAGCCTTGTCAAACTACTAATGCCCAGCAACCCTTCCTCCCCTCATACTACTGATAAGGGGGTGGCAATTATAAGAATTGTGTTTTACCATATAAATTTGCCTTGAAGTCATACTCCTGGTTTTTAGTAAGCAATTAGATTTATTTTAGACTTCTGCTCATTTATTTCAGGTCCTTGTCCTGTAGGCCCACACTGATTTGACAAGGCTGAATTAGGCACTTGGAACTGGGTGCGTGAATTTTCTGAGGCCGCTAGAGGACGATTTAGTCCACATCCCCCTTTGTGAACTAAATAGTCCTCTGTTGGCCTCATTCAGGCCCCCACCGACGTGCCACACTCACTTACTCCCGTAGAAGAACTTACTCAAGTGGCCACTGTGGCTCAGTCCCGTGCTCAATCATCTTCACAATGCACCTGGAAGCTTCTCCCAGATGATGCAACTGAGGAGAAAGAACGGAAGCATCTAACTCAATGGCACACGGCCAGTCTGCGGTGCCAGTGAGAAGAGCCTCGGAAATCCTCTTGCCAGGCTGGTGACTTTGGCAATTAGCTGCTCAACGCTGAAGATGGCAGTGACAGGCCTCTGCCACACCCAGAACCCAGTTAGGCCCGGCTTGCTCACCAGAGAAGGTGACCTCGGCCCCAGGAGGACTCTGCACGACGGGGCTGCAGGACAGGGACGTCAGCACCATGGCCGCCATCATCTCGTCCATTTCCACTGCATCTgacttcctgggttcaaacaGGGGAGAGGGAAAGGTTACTTGCTGGGACGGCAGGTGCACGGTCCCCACAGAACGAGAGACCCCACTGGTTATTTTCATGTGATGGGGACAAGAGGCACCCACTGGAATGCAAAAGCACAAAAATCACCTCCTTTCCCTGTCTCAGGATTAAATGTAAGAGGGAGCAATGACACTAACCAATCTCTTCCTACCCTCCCCCAAGAACAATGACACGCTGTTAGAGTGCGGGCTGCCCTGTGATGGGGAAGGAGCGTGGGGGTCTAGGTGCatagacagggtcttactctgtcacccaggctggagtgcaatagcatgagcacagctcactgcagcctgaaactcccaggctcaagcgatcctcccacctcagcctcccaagttgctaggattacaggtacgtgccaccattcccagctattttttaatttctttgtagaggcagggtcttggggtctatgctgcccaggctgttcttgaactcctagcctcaagagatcctcccttggtctccccaagtgctgggattacagtcatgaccaccatgcctggcctgtcagTAAGGTTTTACTAGAGTGCACCCATGCCCGTGTGTTTCCGTATCATCTCTGATATGCTGTCCTGACCCTaccacagcagagctgagtagctgCCACAGAGACTATTTGGCCCACAAGGCttaaattatttactatctggcccatTCAGAAAAGTCTGGTGACTCCTGATCTAAGCCATTTCTTCCCTGTCCCTGAATTGATTTTAATGTAAGCGtgaaggtggaaaaaaaaaaatagcctttcaCTGAACCAAAGATGTGTGGCCCATAAGAGAGTTACAGGGAGGAAACGGATGCTCACTGGTCAATATCTTGGCAGCTGGACCCCTAGGACCCCCCACTCCTTGCCCATCCCGAGGCAGCCCACACCCTCATGCCTCCCCACTCACGCGGCTTTCGAAGCCCAGGCCGCTGCCCCCACACAAACCTCTTTGGGACGTCGATGTTCCTGGAGACAGGCCTGTaggccagggcctgggctccGTGCTCCAGGGCTGCCACCTGGGGGACGGGGCCCTGCAGCTCTGCCAGCCACACTTCCTCCGCTTTGCAGCAGATCTGTAACTTCTGGTCCAGCAGCCAGACGGTCACCTGGTCCTCTGCCCAGCTGTGCTGCTCCACCAGCCCTGCGCACTCCTGACCCGCGTGCCACACGTAAACCTGGGGGAGGGGACGCATAGCCAGCAGGCAGCATGTGTCACCCGAGGTTCTCATCTGCCCCCAGTCCCAGCGGTCAGGGTGTCTGCCTGCGACAAATTGTGTCCTCTGACTCTCTCCTCTTCCATTCAAGCAGATGTTCCCAGCTACCTGCTGCCGGCGCCCACCTGTCGCCCTGAATTGCTCTGACCTGCACTTTCCCCTTCAGAGGACTCTGAGTCTACTGGGGACAAGCTGGGAGCGGTGGAGGCAGGCTGAGCCCGCTCTAGGGGGTACCTGGAAGCTGGAGGTCACCTTCAGCTCAGAGGAAGAGAGGCCTGGAGGGCACAAGGGACACCAGGGAGGCAGAGTCCCTATTTTCGGGCCCTTGAGAAGGCAATGGAAGCGAACTCCATGCACCTGATCTGGTAACAACATCAGACAACCCTGGGCCCTGCCACACGGGAGGGGACGGTGGAAAAGGAAATCCACACGGATTCCCAACTAAACAGACACCCTGGTCTCTCGAAAACATCCAAAGGTAACTCAAAGATGCAATCTTCTCTGACTCTCATGAGCCTGAGGTCCTTTCTCTTGTTTTGTAAAGTTGCAAACCAAGGGAGACTAAGAGAAACTGAGCTACGGCCATGCTTTGAACTGAGGTTTCAAGCAGGCCAAAGCCCAGAACGTCGGGTGCCAGGTCCTGCCACCTTCTCCTACAGACAACACAGTCTTGGAGGAGCCTGGGCCTGCCAGCGATGACGTTCTCTTGGGCAGGGAGCCCACGTGGCTGGAGGGAAAAGGGCCTGCCAGCCCCGAGCCTTGCGAGATCACACACCTGCCCATGCTGAGATCGACCTACCTTCTGCCCGGGCTGAAAGGCCACCTGCTGGAGGCCTGCGGTGCCAGGAGCCTTGAGGACCTCCTTGGGCTGCTCCTGGCAGGAGGTGTCCTCGGAGGCCAGGAAGGGCTGGGGAGCGGCCCCCTCCAGCAGCGGCTCCAGGGGTGGGGCGGGCCCTGACGGTCCGTCTGGGACACTGGGTCCCAACACCCGGGCTCCCAGGAGGGACCGCTTCCCAAGGCGCCGGGACAGCACGCTGGCCATGCTGCTGCTCTCCTGCGGAGGGAAAGAGACACTGAGTCCTCCGTCCATCACCCGGAGGAACCAGGGAGCTCTCAGGACAGAGCCCCACACGCAGCAGGAGCCGGCAGGTGTCCATTAAagtaaatgaacattttaagtaACTTTTACCATTTCTCCTTTTTACAAAAGTAATAGCCACTCCTAGCAGGATGTTTAGAAACCTAGTAGGATGTTTAGAAAATGCCATAAGCACACAGGAAAACAAATCACTCGCGAACCTGCCTCCCAGAGATGCCCATTCTTCTTCTACAGTAGTCCTTGTTTCCTGCTATACATGTAATTGCATACTTTTATTTCCGTAAAAATGGGATCGTTGTTCGGTAAAATGAATTTTCACTTAATCGCTAAGTGTTACTATTTCATTAAATGTTATTCTATAAGCAAACATTCAGAAGCCACATGGTATTTTCTTAGGTGGATGCAACATTGCTAATTTAACAAATCCCTTGTTATTGCAGCTCAAGGCTGTATCCAATGTTTTGCTGTCTCAACGGCCCTGCCCACAGCCAGCAGCCCGAGCTACCCTTACTCTGCGCACATGTGTCGCTGACGGCTTCCCTGGGTGAACTTCCTGGACGTGACCTTGCCGGGTCAGAGCCGGAGCACATTTGTTGGACACACACAGATTCTCAAGGTCAGCTGGCTTCAAAGCCATGGAAACGAACCACGACACACTTATTTTACACGTGAAGAAACTAATGCTGAGAGCCTAAGTGTCCTGTTCACAGTGACTAAGGGAGTTGGTGCCAGAGCCTGAACAGGGCTCTCGATGTGGATCCCGCCGGGGGACCAAGCTGCCCCTGCTCCCGGGCCCGGGTCTGCGGGTGGGAAGGGAAGAACGGGCCCAGCACTTTGCAAACTcctgctgccctcctcctgcAGAGCACGGCTGCTCGGCCCCAACCTCTGCTGTTCCAGGTGCTCTGTTTGCTCCCGTTCACTCACTCAGTCAATACTGCGCTGAGGATCGGACGTGGGCACAGAGCACCCCAGGGGCTGTGGCGCCAGGGCAGGCAGGCAACACCGGGCTTTCCACACCAACACTGGCTTCCCGGCCGCCCGGTCTGCCGAGAGACTGTGTGCCGACATTCTGCCTGCCCCCCGCCCACAGTCCTGTCACAGTCACCTCAAGAGGACACCTGTCAACACGGCTCCCAGCTCAAACTGTCTTTGGACAGTTCTATAAACCTTCTGTACCTTTTACCCTCATCCAAAAGGCTTTGTCTCGGTCCCACACCACCTCCCCGTCTCGCCAATCCTGGCCTCCTCCTGAACCATCCCAGCAAGGTATGCGAGCGAACATCTCCACAGTTACAGAGCAGGAATGGCAAAAAGAATTGAACCGGATAATAACAAAGTTGCAAATATTGAGCAACGGGTTTTCCTGAGTGTTTTACCCATAGCCTCAAAGGCTAGCGTCTAACAGCACGGAGATCTACCGTGAGTTCCctagaaagcaaagcaaagatcAGGAAGAGGGAGGAGCCTGGCCTGCAGACGGAGTTCCTATCTAGGTGTCTGGTGACATTACATCCAAGAATGACTCAGAAGGCATcattacaacaataaaaagagaaacgTTAAGAAGTAGATTCTTTACCACCGCAAAAAAATATGTACCCAAGCtattaaaataaactgtttttaaaaactcaggcACCTACCTACCTTTGTCCTTGCAGCCTCAGGCTAGGATCGAGAACCTCTCACTCTCAGTTTAATTGATCCGACAGGGTCTAGAGGTGAAGCCGCAATGCCACATAGAGACATCAGAGGGCAGCATCAACCCAGAGAAAGAGGCTGCTTTTCttggcaaaaagaaagaaaaaaaaaaacaaaaaaacccggTGGCCACCCCCACCTTCCAGAGCAGGAAGTTTGGGGTTTCTaccactgaaaatgaaaaaagggtAGTATTTCCAAAATTCCTGGGTTCCCAGTCTTCAAATGGCGCCTGAAATGTTTGATGAACAAATCCTATGTTTTTGTaagcctttttctcttttttcgttttaatttaaagaataactttttactttcaattttgtTTGCGAGCCTGCACGTTCCAAAGCCTGCTGGATTCGCATCAAGTTGGTGAACCTGCCCCCTTCCGGCGGGTTCCCACATGTCTGCCTTCGCTCTACCGACCAGAATTCCACaactgaaatacattttattatttgttttatttatagtcctcccaaatcttaatttttaaaagcagaagagaaagaaggaagagaaactgCCTTTATTAAGTGCCTAACAGGCACTAGCTTTCATAAATtgtatctaatttaatcctcaacaCGACTGGAGATAAACATATGGTCTTTTATTTCTGATGCGGTGACCGTGCCTGGGACAGATTAGGTTGCTGAGGCTACACAACTAGGAACGGGCAGCCTTAGGTTTGAACTTGAGTCTGTCTGGTGTCAAAAGTCACGATCCAGCCATTATTCCAGTAGGAGTGGGATCTCTCAAGATAAAACACGTGAGTTGCTTTTCATCTAACTGGTATTTTTCCCTCCATGTTAGTGAAGTTTGATAGAAAACAACAGTTCCTGATCGGAAAGTCTACATTTCCATTTCCCCGTGCATTTTCATTCCTTGAAAATTCTCTTCTCCACTTGCATCTTGGCctcttacctataaaataaagGTTTAAGTCTGACCTTCCTCAGCCGTCCAAGTCACTGTTAATCATTTAGCAGCCGGGTTTGGGAAGACCTTTACACACATATTGCCCTCTTAGGGAAAACTTTAGCCAAGTCTACACCAGGAGTTAATAGCATGGAagtgaaaaatatgaaagtaGACTAACCTAGGCAGGGAGGCATCCCCAGATATCAATCGATGTCTCTCCTGGGTTAATCAGCCCGCTTGTTAGCTTGTTATGCTACGATGCTATGGACCTGGCTCTGTAgataacacaaatattaataaaccaaGAGCCCTCTGGGACTTGGAAGTGAATCAGAGCAACGGTAAAGGTCTGCCAAGGCAAACTCTGGGCCCAAGCGACTTTTCAGGATGGCCTGCTATCTTACACCTCTCACCAAGggtcctcctctccctcctgggaTGCTTCTACCGGTCCAGCACTGGCCGCCTTCAAACCGCCCAGCCCTGTTCTCTTCTTCCACTCACTCCCCCGCTCGTCTCTTTCTTGGGAGCTGTCAATGGTCCACACAAACCAGCCATCCCCTCGTCTGCCATATGGTTCCAGAGCAgtcaagaaaaatcaagaaacatcTAATTCTGAGTAACAACAACAGTATTTCAACATGCAGCCAAATCCCTCTTTACGGTTTTACATTCTCGGCTTACGGAATTCCTTGATTGAAACACAAACTTGTGCTGAAGACTTCTCGGTACAGTTCTAAGGGGACCCCGAGCCCCCTTGTTCTCCCCACCCCTACTGCTGTCACCAAGAGGAGGGGTTAGCCACCCTATATTATGTATTTTGGTCAATGTCCAAAAGGGGGTTAGCCCTTTCCAGGCTCAGCAAACATACCCTGATGTGCTAAGCGCCCTTAGTGAGGACATCTGCCATCAGTTAAATAACTGGAACAGGCAGAATAGTAAAACAAACTCTCTCTGTGGTTCAGAGTTGCAAATTGCTGTTTGTCATGTGACTGTTGCTGGACAACCACACGTCTCTGCACACGTACGTGCGTGCACACGTACGTGCGTGCACACACTCACGCGCAAGGGTTGCTCTCTCCTACCACCCAGAGACACCGCAGGCCATGAAATCACCTAGCAGCACTTCTAGGACACAGGTCATACGTCAAAGTGATTCATTACACAACTAataggggtttttttttaagttaaggaGAGTGAAGTTTGGAGTCAGCCTCCTCCTTGCAAAAGTTTGGGTGCTTGCTACCTCTCTAATGAATAAATTATGGGTCAAGGGAGGGATATCAACTCTCTGTCAAGAGTTTCAGATTCTCTGCTAAACCACAGCTTTCTGTGTATTTTATGATCTCCACTGGGTACTGCTACAAGAACAACAGTTTAagtttttacttctttggttaatattttgcatgtcttttttttttttttttggagacagagtctcgttctatcacccaggctagagtacagtggcatcatcatagttccctgcaacctccaactcctgggctcaaccaaccctcctgcctcagcctccagagtagctgggactacactgccacacccagctaattttttctacttttagtagagagaaggtcttgctcttgctcaaactggtctccaactctt is a window encoding:
- the ZNF395 gene encoding zinc finger protein 395 isoform X3; amino-acid sequence: MASVLSRRLGKRSLLGARVLGPSVPDGPSGPAPPLEPLLEGAAPQPFLASEDTSCQEQPKEVLKAPGTAGLQQVAFQPGQKVYVWHAGQECAGLVEQHSWAEDQVTVWLLDQKLQICCKAEEVWLAELQGPVPQVAALEHGAQALAYRPVSRNIDVPKRKSDAVEMDEMMAAMVLTSLSCSPVVQSPPGAEVTFSASRAACDPWKESGDVSDSGSSTTSGHWSGSSGISTPSPPHPQASPKYLGDAFGSPQTDHGFETDPDPFLLDEPAPRKRKNSVKVMYKCLWPNCGKVLRSIVGIKRHVKGLHLGDTVDSDQFKREEDFYYTEVQMKEESAAAAAAGTPAPRTPSAELAPAPSVTGLPLAALPPPPKAQPSGPEHPGLESSLPSGALSKSAPGSFWHIQADHAYQALPSFQIPVSPHIYTSVSWAPAPSTACSLSPVRSRSLSFSEPQQLPPAVKSHLIVTSPPRAPSSARKARGEAKKCRKVYGIEHRDQWCTACRWKKACQRFLD
- the ZNF395 gene encoding zinc finger protein 395 isoform X2 encodes the protein MDGGLSVSFPPQESSSMASVLSRRLGKRSLLGARVLGPSVPDGPSGPAPPLEPLLEGAAPQPFLASEDTSCQEQPKEVLKAPGTAGLQQVAFQPGQKVYVWHAGQECAGLVEQHSWAEDQVTVWLLDQKLQICCKAEEVWLAELQGPVPQVAALEHGAQALAYRPVSRNIDVPKRKSDAVEMDEMMAAMVLTSLSCSPVVQSPPGAEVTFSASRAACDPWKESGDVSDSGSSTTSGHWSGSSGISTPSPPHPQASPKYLGDAFGSPQTDHGFETDPDPFLLDEPAPRKRKNSVKVMYKCLWPNCGKVLRSIVGIKRHVKGLHLGDTVDSDQFKREEDFYYTEVQMKEESAAAAAAGTPAPRTPSAELAPAPSVTGLPLAALPPPPKAQPSGPEHPGLESSLPSGALSKSAPGSFWHIQADHAYQALPSFQIPVSPHIYTSVSWAPAPSTACSLSPVRSRSLSFSEPQQLPPAVKSHLIVTSPPRAPSSARKARGEAKKCRKVYGIEHRDQWCTACRWKKACQRFLD
- the ZNF395 gene encoding zinc finger protein 395 isoform X1, whose amino-acid sequence is MALKPADLENLCVSNKCAPALTRQGHVQEVHPGKPSATHVRRESSSMASVLSRRLGKRSLLGARVLGPSVPDGPSGPAPPLEPLLEGAAPQPFLASEDTSCQEQPKEVLKAPGTAGLQQVAFQPGQKVYVWHAGQECAGLVEQHSWAEDQVTVWLLDQKLQICCKAEEVWLAELQGPVPQVAALEHGAQALAYRPVSRNIDVPKRKSDAVEMDEMMAAMVLTSLSCSPVVQSPPGAEVTFSASRAACDPWKESGDVSDSGSSTTSGHWSGSSGISTPSPPHPQASPKYLGDAFGSPQTDHGFETDPDPFLLDEPAPRKRKNSVKVMYKCLWPNCGKVLRSIVGIKRHVKGLHLGDTVDSDQFKREEDFYYTEVQMKEESAAAAAAGTPAPRTPSAELAPAPSVTGLPLAALPPPPKAQPSGPEHPGLESSLPSGALSKSAPGSFWHIQADHAYQALPSFQIPVSPHIYTSVSWAPAPSTACSLSPVRSRSLSFSEPQQLPPAVKSHLIVTSPPRAPSSARKARGEAKKCRKVYGIEHRDQWCTACRWKKACQRFLD